The following are encoded together in the Brassica napus cultivar Da-Ae chromosome A9, Da-Ae, whole genome shotgun sequence genome:
- the LOC106450233 gene encoding protein PLANT CADMIUM RESISTANCE 9-like, translating into MSEHEGKDVKKVTEGQWTTGLYDCFSEDIPTCCFTWFCPCVAFGRIAEILDKGETGQGLAGLMVVAMSHIGCGWYYASTYRAKLRRQYSLPEEPCSDGAIHFFCCSCALSQEHRELKYRGLDPSLGWEGNIEKGTSNTTTPPFVTSSMDR; encoded by the exons ATGTCTGAACATGAAGGAAAAGATGTGAAGAAAGTCACTGAAGGGCAATGGACCACCGGTTTATACGATTGCTTCTCCGAAGATATCCCTACAT GTTGCTTTACATGGTTTTGTCCTTGCGTTGCATTTGGGAGGATCGCTGAGATTCTTGACAAAGGCGAAACAG GCCAAGGATTAGCTGGATTAATGGTGGTGGCAATGTCTCACATTGGATGTGGATGGTACTATGCTTCAACATACAGAGCCAAATTGAGGCGCCAATACTCCTTGCCCGAGGAGCCTTGCTCCGATGGCGCCATCCACTTCTTCTGCTGTTCGTGTGCTCTTTCTCAAGAACACCGCGAACTCAAATATCGAGGTCTTGATCCCTCTCTAG GGTGGGAAGGAAACATTGAGAAAGGAACATCGAACACTACTACGCCACCGTTTGTAACGTCAAGCATGGACCGCTGA
- the LOC106450236 gene encoding beta-glucosidase 15-like, which translates to MRGKYLSLLVVLIVLACNEAIAKNSSSTPKLKRNDFPKDFIFGSATSAYQVEGAAHEDGRGPSIWDTFSGKYPEKVKDGSNGSVADDSYHLYKEDVALLHQIGFSAYRFSISWSRILPRGNLKGGINQAGIDYYNNLINELLSRGIKPFATIFHWDTPQALEDAYGGFRGAEIVNDFRDYADICFKHFGDRVKHWMTLNEPLTVVQQGYVAGVMAPGRCSKFTNPNCTAGDGATEPYIVGHNLILAHGAAVRVYRKKYKALQKGQVGIALNAGWNLPYTESAKDKLAAARAMAFTFDYFMEPLVTGKYPVDMVNNVKGGRLPTFTAKQSKMLKGSYDFIGINYYSSSYAKDVPCSTENVTMFSDPCASVTGERNGVPIGPKAASDWLLIYPKGIRDLVLYAKYKFKDPVMYITENGRDEASTGKVFLKDSDRIDYYARHLEMVKDAISVGANVKGFFAWSLLDNFEWAMGYTVRFGLVYVDFKDGCKRYPKKSAQWFRKLLNGKKRM; encoded by the exons atGAGAGGTAAATATCTTTCTTTACTAGTGGTGCTGATTGTCTTGGCCTGTAACGAAGCCATTGCCAAGAACAGCTCTTCAACACCTAAACTGAAACGAAATGATTTCCcaaaagattttatttttggatcTGCAACGTCTGCTTACCAGGTAGAAGGAGCAGCTCATGAAGATGGTAGAGGACCAAGTATCTGGGATACCTTCTCTGGAAAGTACCCAGAGAAGGTAAAAGATGGTAGCAATGGATCTGTTGCAGACGACTCTTACCATCTATACAAGGAAGACGTGGCTTTATTGCATCAAATTGGTTTCAGTGCATACAGATTCTCAATCTCATGGTCTCGGATCTTGCCACGTGGGAATCTAAAAGGAGGAATCAACCAGGCTGGTATTGACTATTACAACAACCTAATCAATGAGCTTTTGTCCAGAGGAATCAAGCCTTTTGCCACAATTTTCCATTGGGACACGCCGCAAGCCCTTGAAGATGCTTATGGTGGATTCCGTGGCGCAGAGATTGTGAATGATTTCCGCGATTATGCAGATATTTGCTTTAAACATTTTGGAGATAGGGTGAAGCATTGGATGACACTGAACGAGCCATTGACAGTAGTGCAACAAGGGTATGTTGCGGGTGTAATGGCTCCGGGAAGATGCTCCAAATTTACCAACCCTAATTGTACGGCCGGGGATGGAGCCACCGAGCCTTATATCGTAGGTCACAACCTTATCCTTGCTCACGGAGCCGCCGTCAGGGTCTACAGAAAAAAATACAAG GCGTTACAAAAAGGTCAAGTCGGTATTGCTTTGAACGCTGGTTGGAACTTGCCCTATACAGAATCAGCCAAGGATAAGTTAGCCGCGGCACGCGCCATGGCCTTCACATTCGACTACTTCATGGAGCCACTTGTGACCGGTAAATACCCGGTCGACATGGTCAACAATGTGAAAGGCGGTCGCTTGCCTACATTCACGGCAAAGCAATCTAAGATGCTTAAGGGCTCTTATGATTTCATTGGCATAAATTATTACTCTTCATCATACGCAAAGGATGTCCCTTGCTCCACTGAAAACGTTACAATGTTCTCTGATCCTTGTGCAAGCGTCACAGGCGAAAGAAACGGAGTTCCCATCGGTCCAAAGGCTGCATCGGACtggcttttgatatatccgAAAGGAATTCGTGATCTTGTCCTCTATGCAAAATACAAGTTCAAGGATCCTGTCATGTACATAACCGAAAACGGTAGAGATGAAGCTAGTACCGGTAAAGTTTTCCTTAAAGACAGTGATAGGATTGATTACTACGCTCGACATCTGGAGATGGTTAAAGATGCTATCTCTGTTGGAGCAAATGTGAAGGGATTTTTTGCTTGGTCGTTGCTAGACAATTTCGAATGGGCAATGGGATACACGGTTCGGTTCGGGCTGGTTTATGTGGATTTCAAGGATGGATGTAAGAGATACCCAAAGAAATCAGCTCAATGGTTCAGAAAGTTGTTGAATGGGAAGAAAAGAATGTGA